The following coding sequences lie in one Phoenix dactylifera cultivar Barhee BC4 unplaced genomic scaffold, palm_55x_up_171113_PBpolish2nd_filt_p 002717F, whole genome shotgun sequence genomic window:
- the LOC120109766 gene encoding magnesium transporter MRS2-F-like — protein MLLEAYFVQIDGTLNKLSHLKEYVDDTEDYINIMLDEKQNQLLQTGVMLTTATVVVTAGIVVVSIFGMNIGISLFDVPTFSQFWETTFGTIGGCIVLYVLAIGLGMRSGLLQ, from the exons ATGCTTCTAGAGGCTTACTTTGTGCAGATTGATGGCACTCTAAACAAATTATCCCAT TTGAAAGAGTATGTGGACGATACAGAAGATTACATCAACATCATGCTAGATGAGAAACAGAATCAGCTGCTACAGACGGGAGTCATGCTCACCACCGCAACTGTTGTAGTCACTGCTGGCATTGTGGTTGTGAGCATATTTGGTATGAATATAGGTATTTCGCTATTTGATGTTCCAACTTTTTCCCAATTCTGGGAGACCACTTTTGGCACCATAGGCGGCTGTATCGTCCTATATGTTTTAGCCATTGGATTGGGCATGAGAAGTGGACTGCTGCAATGA